A genomic window from Vitis riparia cultivar Riparia Gloire de Montpellier isolate 1030 chromosome 18, EGFV_Vit.rip_1.0, whole genome shotgun sequence includes:
- the LOC117905472 gene encoding uncharacterized protein LOC117905472 has translation MPALRTEREIRGFLGRLQYINRFIARLIDICKPIFRLLKKSQPTVWDDDRQRAFKKIKECLLSSPVLVPPTPGCPLFLYLSVSDIAIGCMLAQLDDLGKERAIYYLNPLRYLFDKPVLTGRLIMWLVLLTEFDIQPVDDDFPDEQFVSVTSIAGWFEELRYIHLPRAENQFADAVATLASMIEIHMRVTVQPLLIETKFALAYCCLIRDIEDQDGLPWYHDIYQFLSCGSYPESATVKDRRALRQLATRFVICGKSLYRQSPNGLLLLCLDRASADRVMREVHAGVCGPHMGGHMLAQKIMRTGYFWLTMEADYCQFVQRCPECQMHSDLIQMPPSELHSLTSSWPFSVWGIDIIGKILPKSSSRHEYILGAIDYFTKWVEVASYARLTVAKVANFIRSHIICRYGVLHELISDRGVHLRGEVDTLVQEDDI, from the exons ATGCCTGCTTTGAGGACCGAGAGAGAGATTAGAGGCTTTCTTGGCAGATTACAGTATATCAATCGTTTCATTGCCAGATTGATAGACATATGCAAGCCTATCTTCCGTCTTCTGAAGAAGAGCCAACCTACAGTTTGGGATGATGATCGCCAGCGCGCTTTCAAGAAGATTAAGGAGTGTCTCCTTTCTTCTCCAGTTTTAGTACCGCCTACGCCAGGATGCCCTCTATTTCTGTACTTGTCAGTATCGGACATTGCCATaggatgcatgttggctcaaCTCGATGATTTAGGAAAAGAGAgagccatttattatctga ATCCATTAAGATATCTGTTCGACAAGCCTGTTTTGACTGGTAGGCTCATCATGTGGTTAGTGCTACtgacagagtttgatattca ACCAGTTGACGATGATTTCCCTGATGAGCAGTTTGTCTCAGTGACTAGTATTGCAGGATG GTTTGAGGAGTTGAGATATATACATTTGCCTAGGGCAGAAAATCAATTTGCTGATGCGGTAGCCACCTTGGCTTCTATGATTGAGATCCATATGAGAGTGACTGTGCAACCATTGCTGATTGAGACCAAGTTCGCACTAGCTTATTGTTGTCTGATTAGAGATATCGAGGATCAGGATGGACTACCATGGTACCATGATATTTATCAGTTTCTGTCATGTGGCTCTTACCCTGAGTCAGCCACTGTCAAGGATAGGAGAGCTTTGAGGCAGttagccactagatttgtgatttgtggaaAGTCATTGTACAGACAATCGCCCAATGGCCTATTGTTGTTATGTCTAGACCGTGCCTctgcagatcgagtgatgagagaggttcatgcaggagtttgtGGCCCACACATGGGAGGACACATGTTGGCCCAAAAGATTATGAGGACAGGttatttctggttgaccatggaggcAGATTATTGTCAGTTTGTTCAAAGGTGCCCAGAGTGCCAGATGCACAGTGATCTCATTCAAATGCCACCTTCGGAGTTGCATTCACTCACATCCTCTTGGCCATTTTCAGtgtggggtattgatattattggaaAGATCTTGCCCAAGTCTTCCAGCAGGCACGAGTACATCTTAGGAGCcattgattacttcaccaagtgggtagAAGTCGCTTCTTACGCCAGATTGACAGTGGCTAAGGTGGCCAACTTCATCAGATCACATATCATCTGCCGATATGGAGTCCTTCATGAGCTGATCTCAGACAGAGGGGTGCATTTAAGAGGTGAGGTGGATACATTGGTTCAAGAGGATGACATTTAG